A genomic stretch from Empedobacter stercoris includes:
- a CDS encoding anhydro-N-acetylmuramic acid kinase gives MKNDTFCIGLMSGTSLDGLDICYVRFDDAGTFEILHAETITYTADWRKNLSEAYQCSAMNLCELDVNFGCFLGEQVKKFMQKYEIKDVDFVASHGQTIFHQPKKSFTLQIGNGAAIASRCQQKVVCDFRTQDVVLGGQGAPLVPIGDELLFHQYDACLNLGGFSNISLNRNQQRIAFDICPINIVLNHYANQLGVDYDKNGEIAQQGNVNHALVEELNQLAFYQLSYPKSLGYEWIESEFLTIVDKYAISTQDKLRSCAEHFLFQIQEVFSFYDINNVLITGGGVRNVFFINRLRDLSDVEIIIPNDNLIDFKEALIFAFLGYKRIKNEVNCLSSVTGASKDHCSGVIFEAI, from the coding sequence ATGAAAAATGATACTTTTTGTATTGGTTTGATGTCTGGAACATCATTAGATGGTTTGGATATCTGCTACGTTCGGTTTGATGATGCAGGTACTTTCGAAATTTTACATGCCGAAACCATCACTTATACAGCAGATTGGCGAAAAAATCTCTCCGAGGCTTACCAATGTTCTGCAATGAATTTGTGTGAATTAGACGTTAATTTTGGTTGTTTTTTGGGAGAACAAGTAAAAAAGTTCATGCAAAAATATGAAATAAAAGACGTGGATTTTGTGGCATCGCATGGACAAACTATTTTTCATCAACCGAAGAAATCATTTACTTTACAAATCGGAAATGGTGCTGCAATAGCTTCTCGTTGTCAACAAAAAGTAGTGTGTGATTTTCGTACACAAGATGTTGTTTTAGGAGGACAAGGTGCGCCTTTGGTTCCGATTGGCGACGAATTGTTGTTTCATCAATATGATGCTTGTCTCAATTTAGGAGGTTTTTCTAATATTTCCTTGAATAGAAACCAACAACGTATTGCGTTTGATATTTGTCCGATTAATATTGTTCTGAATCATTATGCAAATCAATTAGGAGTTGATTATGATAAAAATGGAGAAATCGCACAACAAGGAAATGTAAATCACGCGTTGGTTGAAGAGTTAAATCAGCTTGCATTTTATCAATTGTCTTATCCAAAATCTTTGGGATACGAATGGATCGAATCAGAGTTCTTAACAATTGTTGATAAGTATGCTATTTCGACACAAGATAAGTTGAGAAGTTGTGCAGAGCACTTCTTGTTTCAAATTCAAGAAGTCTTTTCATTTTATGATATTAACAATGTGTTGATAACTGGAGGAGGCGTACGAAATGTATTTTTTATCAATAGATTACGAGATTTATCTGATGTTGAAATCATCATTCCAAACGATAATTTAATCGATTTTAAAGAAGCTTTAATCTTTGCTTTTCTTGGATATAAACGAATTAAGAACGAAGTTAATTGCTTGTCTTCTGTAACTGGTGCGAGTAAAGATCATTGCTCAGGAGTTATTTTCGAAGCGATTTAA
- the atpA gene encoding F0F1 ATP synthase subunit alpha yields the protein MPEINPAEVSAILKQQLSSFDSAVELAEVGTVLTVGDGIARVYGLDNAQYGELVEFSNGLEGMVQNLEEDNVGIVLFGPSKGIREGDTVKRTNKIASINVGEGMLGRVVDMLGNPIDGKGPIEGQLYEMPIERKAPGVIYRQPVNEPLQTGIVSIDSMIPIGRGQRELIIGDRQTGKTSVALDAILNQKEFYDRGETVFCIYVAVGQKGSTVAGIMKTLQDHGADKYTVVVAANASDPAPMQVYAPMAGAAIGEFFRDSGRPALIVYDDLSKQAVAYREVSLLLRRPPGREAYPGDVFYLHSRLLERAAKVIKDDTIASQMNDLPESMKGIVKGGGSLTALPIIETQAGDVSAYIPTNVISITDGQIFLESDLFNSGVRPAINVGISVSRVGGSAQTKPMKKVSGTLKLDQAQYRELEAFAKFGSDLDAATMNVIGKGERNVELLKQDVNSPIPVEEQVAVIFAGTNGMLKDVPVNKVKEWQADFVELMRNKYADTLTSIRLGKWTDEITDVLKKVVAETTSKY from the coding sequence ATGCCAGAAATAAATCCAGCTGAAGTTTCAGCTATATTAAAACAACAACTTTCAAGCTTTGATTCAGCAGTTGAATTAGCTGAAGTTGGAACCGTTCTAACTGTTGGGGATGGTATTGCTCGTGTTTACGGGTTAGACAATGCTCAATACGGAGAATTAGTAGAATTCTCAAACGGGTTAGAAGGAATGGTACAAAACCTTGAAGAAGATAACGTAGGTATTGTACTTTTCGGACCTTCAAAAGGAATTAGAGAAGGTGATACAGTAAAACGTACAAACAAGATTGCATCTATTAACGTAGGTGAAGGAATGTTAGGACGTGTTGTTGATATGTTAGGAAATCCGATCGATGGTAAAGGACCAATCGAAGGACAATTATACGAAATGCCTATCGAGCGTAAAGCTCCAGGAGTTATCTACCGTCAACCAGTAAACGAGCCTTTACAAACAGGTATCGTTTCTATTGACTCGATGATTCCAATTGGACGTGGACAACGTGAGTTAATCATTGGTGACCGTCAAACAGGTAAAACTTCTGTTGCTTTAGATGCAATCTTAAATCAAAAAGAATTTTACGATAGAGGTGAAACAGTTTTCTGTATCTATGTTGCAGTAGGACAAAAAGGGTCTACAGTTGCTGGTATTATGAAAACATTACAAGATCACGGTGCAGACAAATATACAGTAGTAGTTGCTGCTAATGCATCTGATCCAGCTCCAATGCAAGTATATGCGCCAATGGCAGGTGCTGCAATCGGTGAATTCTTCCGTGACTCTGGTCGTCCAGCGTTAATTGTTTATGATGATTTATCTAAACAAGCAGTTGCTTACCGTGAGGTGTCTTTATTATTACGTCGCCCACCAGGACGTGAAGCATACCCTGGAGACGTTTTCTACTTACACTCTCGTTTATTAGAGCGTGCTGCGAAAGTAATTAAAGATGATACAATCGCATCTCAAATGAATGATTTACCAGAATCTATGAAAGGTATCGTAAAAGGTGGTGGTTCTTTAACTGCTTTACCAATTATCGAAACTCAAGCTGGTGACGTTTCTGCATATATTCCAACAAACGTAATTTCGATTACAGATGGACAAATTTTCTTAGAGTCTGATTTATTCAACTCTGGTGTTCGTCCAGCGATTAACGTAGGTATCTCTGTATCTCGTGTTGGTGGTTCTGCACAAACAAAACCAATGAAAAAAGTATCTGGTACATTGAAATTAGACCAAGCTCAATACCGCGAGTTAGAAGCTTTCGCAAAATTTGGTTCTGATTTAGATGCAGCAACAATGAACGTAATTGGAAAAGGTGAACGTAACGTGGAGTTATTAAAACAAGATGTTAACTCTCCAATTCCAGTAGAAGAACAAGTAGCAGTTATTTTTGCGGGTACTAACGGTATGTTGAAAGACGTTCCAGTAAACAAAGTGAAAGAGTGGCAAGCTGATTTTGTTGAGCTAATGCGAAACAAATATGCAGACACTTTAACATCTATCCGTTTAGGTAAATGGACTGACGAAATTACAGACGTATTGAAGAAAGTAGTAGCTGAAACTACTTCTAAGTACTAA
- a CDS encoding bifunctional folylpolyglutamate synthase/dihydrofolate synthase: protein MRTYQETIDWLFTNLPMFQRVGASAMKADLTNITALCKYLGNPQTKFKTVHIAGTNGKGSTSHMLASIFQEAGFKTGLTTSPHLKDFRERIRVNGVMAEEEFVVDFVNKHEQKIIDQKASFFEIAIAMAFEYFVQQKVDIAIIETGLGGRLDSTNIILPELSIITNIGLDHTQFLGDTLDKIAFEKAGIIKPNTAVVIGETTAETKPVFMKVAQERNAEIILAEEKYFQNLTSDLKGSYQIKNKRAVLAAIEQLQKQGWTISTDNITNGLLNVVKNTNLRGRWDILGHYPLIVADTAHNPHGLAEVSKQINEQPYNQLHLVLGFVNDKDVLSILQFFPKKATYYFCQPNVPRKYDIDELYQIIPEDIQDKHFFDSVEKALLAAKNNASVNDMIYIGGSTFVVAEVI, encoded by the coding sequence ATGAGAACGTATCAAGAAACAATCGATTGGTTGTTTACAAATTTACCCATGTTTCAACGTGTAGGAGCTTCTGCTATGAAAGCTGATTTGACTAATATTACAGCTTTGTGTAAATATTTAGGAAATCCTCAAACGAAGTTTAAAACAGTACATATTGCAGGAACAAATGGTAAAGGAAGTACGTCTCATATGTTGGCTTCTATTTTTCAGGAAGCAGGTTTCAAAACTGGATTAACCACTTCTCCACATCTGAAAGACTTTAGAGAACGTATTCGTGTGAATGGTGTGATGGCAGAAGAAGAATTTGTAGTGGATTTTGTCAATAAACACGAACAAAAAATAATCGATCAAAAAGCATCTTTCTTTGAGATTGCTATTGCAATGGCTTTCGAGTATTTTGTTCAACAAAAAGTGGATATTGCAATTATTGAAACAGGTTTAGGAGGACGTTTAGATTCAACAAATATTATTTTACCAGAACTTTCAATTATTACAAATATTGGGTTAGATCATACACAGTTTTTAGGGGATACCTTGGATAAAATTGCATTTGAAAAAGCTGGAATTATTAAACCAAATACAGCGGTTGTCATTGGAGAAACAACTGCCGAAACAAAACCAGTTTTTATGAAAGTTGCCCAAGAACGAAATGCAGAAATTATTTTAGCCGAAGAAAAGTATTTTCAAAATTTAACTTCAGATTTGAAAGGCTCGTATCAAATCAAAAATAAACGGGCTGTACTTGCAGCGATAGAACAATTACAAAAACAAGGGTGGACGATTTCTACAGATAATATCACTAATGGATTATTGAATGTTGTAAAAAACACAAACCTTCGTGGTCGTTGGGATATTCTTGGTCATTATCCGCTTATTGTTGCTGACACGGCGCATAATCCCCATGGTTTAGCAGAAGTTTCGAAACAAATTAATGAACAACCATATAATCAATTGCATTTAGTTTTGGGATTTGTCAACGATAAAGATGTTTTGTCAATTCTTCAGTTTTTTCCAAAAAAGGCAACTTATTATTTTTGTCAACCAAATGTTCCACGGAAATATGATATTGATGAGCTGTATCAAATAATTCCAGAAGATATACAGGACAAACATTTTTTCGATTCTGTAGAAAAAGCATTGCTTGCAGCCAAAAATAATGCTTCTGTGAATGATATGATTTATATTGGAGGGAGTACATTCGTTGTCGCTGAAGTGATTTGA
- the nhaA gene encoding Na+/H+ antiporter NhaA, translating into MIVTKLFNKFFHSQTSGGIFLIFCTAFSLFLANSPFAESYDAIWQMDMFGHSFAHWINDGLMAVFFFLIGLELKREIFVGELSDTKKAILPVFAAIGGMAMPAFIFYLTNTGTDTIHGFGIPMATDIAFAVAIITMLGKRVPMSLKVFLTALAVIDDLGAIIVIALFYPNPEMPLDFTQFGIAMAILFGLFALNKMKVKSMIPYIIGGIAVWWFMLHSGIHATIAGVLVAFTIPFDKDDSKSLSAKMEHALHIPVAFVILPLFALANTAITIDAGGFSHFSVPLATGIFLGLVVGKPVGITLFTWIAVKLGLCVLPTAVNFKRVFGVGILGGIGFTMSIFVSMLAFKDPSYVKEAKLMILVASLTAAIVGFVLLKILLTTKQDYSD; encoded by the coding sequence ATGATTGTTACTAAACTTTTTAATAAATTTTTTCATAGCCAAACGTCTGGAGGAATATTTTTGATATTTTGTACAGCATTTTCTTTATTCTTAGCCAATTCACCGTTTGCAGAATCGTATGATGCTATTTGGCAGATGGACATGTTTGGACATTCATTCGCACATTGGATAAATGATGGATTAATGGCAGTATTCTTTTTCTTGATAGGTTTAGAACTGAAAAGAGAAATATTTGTAGGAGAATTATCCGATACTAAAAAGGCGATTTTACCAGTGTTTGCAGCAATTGGAGGAATGGCTATGCCAGCTTTTATTTTCTATTTAACCAATACAGGTACAGATACCATTCATGGTTTTGGAATCCCGATGGCAACTGATATTGCATTTGCTGTTGCAATTATTACGATGCTGGGAAAACGTGTTCCTATGTCCCTAAAAGTATTTTTAACTGCTTTGGCAGTAATTGACGATTTAGGAGCAATTATCGTGATTGCGTTGTTTTATCCAAATCCAGAAATGCCTTTAGATTTTACACAATTCGGAATTGCAATGGCTATTTTGTTCGGTCTTTTTGCGCTGAATAAAATGAAAGTAAAATCAATGATTCCGTATATTATAGGAGGAATTGCTGTGTGGTGGTTTATGTTACATTCGGGTATTCATGCTACTATTGCGGGAGTTTTGGTTGCATTTACAATTCCTTTTGATAAAGATGATTCTAAATCACTTTCAGCTAAAATGGAGCATGCTTTACATATTCCTGTAGCATTTGTTATATTACCATTATTTGCTTTAGCAAATACCGCAATAACGATAGATGCTGGAGGTTTTTCACATTTTAGTGTTCCATTAGCTACAGGTATTTTCTTAGGTTTAGTGGTCGGAAAACCAGTTGGAATTACTTTATTTACATGGATTGCAGTAAAATTAGGATTATGTGTATTACCAACGGCAGTCAATTTTAAACGAGTTTTTGGTGTAGGAATTTTAGGAGGAATTGGATTTACAATGTCGATTTTTGTTTCGATGTTAGCATTCAAAGATCCAAGCTATGTAAAAGAAGCAAAACTGATGATTTTGGTAGCTTCTTTGACAGCTGCAATAGTTGGTTTTGTACTTTTAAAAATCTTATTAACAACGAAACAAGATTATTCAGATTAA
- the atpG gene encoding ATP synthase F1 subunit gamma, which yields MANLKDIRTRITSVGSTMQITSAMKLVSAAKLKRATDSIVQLRPYADKLRELLQNVSSTLEAEVGGALTEEREVNKVLLVVINSNRGLCGGYNSSIIKKVNALLAGELAGKEIELLTIGKKANDTFSKTQTIYKNASSIWDNLNFADVAEIADDLVAKFEEGQYDQIRIIYNQFQNAAVQIVQDEQFLPVVLEKKEDETNNTAELDYIFNPSKEEILKDLIPQTLKTQLFKAVLDANASEHGARMTAMHKATDNASELQKSLKIQYNKARQAAITNEILEIVGGAEALNA from the coding sequence ATGGCAAATTTAAAAGATATACGTACACGTATTACTTCTGTAGGTTCTACAATGCAGATTACAAGTGCTATGAAATTAGTATCTGCTGCAAAACTAAAACGTGCTACAGATTCTATTGTACAGTTACGTCCCTATGCAGATAAATTACGTGAACTTTTACAAAATGTAAGTTCTACTTTAGAAGCTGAAGTAGGAGGTGCATTAACAGAAGAACGCGAAGTTAATAAAGTACTATTAGTCGTTATTAACTCAAACAGAGGTTTATGTGGAGGATACAACTCGAGCATCATCAAAAAAGTAAATGCTTTATTGGCTGGTGAATTAGCTGGTAAAGAAATAGAGCTTTTAACAATTGGTAAAAAAGCAAACGATACTTTTAGTAAAACACAAACTATCTATAAAAATGCATCAAGCATTTGGGATAATTTAAACTTTGCAGATGTAGCTGAGATTGCGGATGATTTAGTTGCAAAATTTGAAGAAGGTCAATATGATCAAATAAGAATCATATATAACCAATTTCAAAATGCAGCCGTACAAATCGTTCAAGACGAACAATTCTTACCAGTTGTTTTAGAGAAAAAAGAAGACGAAACTAACAATACAGCAGAGTTAGATTACATCTTCAATCCTTCGAAGGAAGAAATCTTAAAAGACTTAATTCCTCAAACGTTAAAAACGCAATTATTCAAAGCTGTGTTAGACGCTAATGCTTCTGAGCACGGAGCACGTATGACGGCAATGCATAAAGCAACAGACAACGCAAGCGAGTTACAGAAATCATTAAAGATTCAATACAACAAAGCGCGTCAAGCTGCTATTACAAACGAGATCTTAGAGATCGTTGGTGGGGCAGAAGCGTTGAATGCATAA
- the glyA gene encoding serine hydroxymethyltransferase encodes MAQDVIFDLIEEEKERQLNGIELIASENFVSDNVMRAMGSVLTNKYAEGYPGKRYYGGCEVVDEVETIAIERLKALFNAEYANVQPHSGSQANAAVYLACLKPGDKILGFDLSHGGHLTHGSPVNFSGMTYQTSFYGVDKETGLIDYEAMAETARKEKPQMIICGASAYSRDIDYAKFREVADEVGALLLADISHPAGLIARGILNDPMPHCHIVTTTTHKTLRGPRGGVIMMGKDFENHWGLTTPKGEIKMMSQILNGAVFPGTQGGPLEHVIASKAVAFEEALSDGYMDYIVQVVKNAKALAAALVAKGYNIVSGGTDNHCMLIDLRNKGISGKQAENALVLAEITCNKNMVPFDDKSPFVTSGIRLGTAAVTTRGLIEADMQTVADLVDEVLMNIDNEEVIDNVADRVNEFMSSRPLFQMK; translated from the coding sequence ATGGCACAAGATGTAATCTTTGATTTGATCGAAGAAGAAAAAGAAAGACAATTAAATGGAATTGAACTAATCGCGTCAGAAAACTTTGTATCTGACAATGTAATGCGCGCGATGGGTTCTGTTTTAACGAACAAATATGCAGAAGGGTACCCAGGAAAGCGTTATTATGGCGGGTGCGAAGTTGTAGATGAAGTAGAAACTATTGCAATAGAACGTTTGAAAGCATTGTTTAATGCAGAATATGCGAACGTACAACCGCACTCTGGTTCTCAGGCAAATGCGGCAGTTTACTTAGCTTGTTTGAAACCTGGAGACAAAATTTTAGGCTTCGATTTATCGCATGGTGGGCACTTAACACATGGTTCTCCCGTTAATTTTTCGGGAATGACTTACCAAACTTCTTTCTACGGTGTAGACAAAGAAACAGGATTGATAGATTACGAAGCAATGGCAGAAACGGCTCGCAAAGAGAAACCTCAAATGATTATTTGTGGTGCATCGGCTTATTCTCGTGATATTGATTACGCAAAATTCCGCGAAGTTGCAGACGAAGTTGGCGCTTTGTTATTAGCAGATATTTCTCACCCAGCAGGTTTGATTGCTCGTGGCATCTTAAACGACCCAATGCCTCACTGTCATATCGTAACAACTACGACACATAAAACACTAAGAGGCCCAAGAGGTGGCGTAATTATGATGGGAAAAGACTTCGAAAATCATTGGGGATTAACTACTCCGAAGGGAGAAATTAAAATGATGTCTCAAATTTTGAACGGAGCAGTCTTCCCAGGAACACAAGGAGGTCCTTTGGAGCATGTTATCGCATCAAAAGCAGTTGCTTTCGAAGAAGCGTTATCTGATGGATATATGGACTACATTGTACAAGTTGTGAAAAATGCAAAAGCATTAGCTGCAGCGTTGGTTGCAAAAGGATATAACATTGTTTCGGGCGGAACAGACAATCATTGTATGTTGATTGACCTAAGAAACAAAGGAATTTCTGGTAAACAAGCAGAAAATGCCTTGGTATTGGCAGAGATAACTTGCAACAAAAACATGGTTCCTTTTGATGACAAATCACCTTTCGTAACATCAGGAATTCGTTTAGGTACAGCGGCAGTTACAACGCGTGGTCTTATAGAAGCAGACATGCAAACAGTAGCAGATTTGGTTGACGAAGTGTTAATGAACATCGATAATGAAGAGGTTATTGATAATGTAGCAGATCGTGTAAACGAGTTTATGTCGTCACGTCCATTATTTCAAATGAAGTAA
- a CDS encoding IS30 family transposase — protein sequence MKKIYKQLDQEQRYQIGILLTAGKSKKDIADLIGVHKSTITRELQRNIGKRGLHAGSYIPDLAQEKTSLRHKQKNKAVKFTESLKNQAANWLKNEQLSPELIAVEWKCMGVQGVSLECIYQWIWDCKKSNRRADAPYKNLYKFLRHGRRRFKRGNYKQTRGIIKDRVSIEKRPKVVEQRERLGDIEVDLMMGKNHKSALLVMTDRATLVTTLDKLQGKDAQNIQELINKRISRIGSSWIKTMTFDNGKEFAGHKQIAEKHHIKTYFTRPYTSQDKGTVENRIGLIRRFLPKKTDLNLVSNLRIKQIEKLINNRRVRKFGYISPIEKLKSTWPVALIT from the coding sequence GTGAAAAAAATATATAAACAACTCGACCAGGAACAAAGATACCAAATTGGAATACTTTTGACAGCAGGAAAAAGCAAAAAAGATATTGCTGATTTAATAGGCGTACATAAATCTACCATCACGCGTGAATTACAAAGAAATATTGGTAAGCGTGGTCTACACGCAGGTAGCTATATTCCTGATTTGGCGCAAGAAAAAACAAGTTTAAGGCACAAACAAAAAAACAAGGCAGTAAAATTCACAGAGTCGCTTAAAAATCAGGCAGCTAATTGGTTAAAGAATGAACAACTAAGTCCAGAATTGATTGCTGTAGAATGGAAGTGCATGGGCGTTCAGGGTGTTTCTCTAGAATGCATCTATCAATGGATATGGGACTGTAAAAAGAGTAATCGCAGAGCTGACGCGCCCTATAAAAATCTGTATAAATTTTTAAGACATGGCAGGCGCAGATTCAAAAGAGGCAACTATAAACAAACCCGAGGTATAATCAAAGACAGAGTATCCATTGAGAAACGTCCAAAAGTAGTTGAACAGCGAGAAAGATTGGGAGACATCGAAGTCGATTTAATGATGGGGAAAAACCACAAATCAGCTCTATTAGTGATGACAGACCGAGCAACTTTGGTAACCACCTTAGACAAATTGCAAGGAAAAGACGCTCAAAACATTCAAGAATTAATCAATAAAAGAATATCCAGAATAGGTAGCAGCTGGATCAAAACCATGACTTTTGACAACGGAAAAGAGTTTGCCGGACACAAACAAATAGCCGAAAAACACCATATCAAAACCTATTTCACCCGACCCTACACCTCGCAAGATAAAGGAACTGTTGAGAACAGAATAGGCTTGATAAGAAGATTTTTACCAAAGAAAACAGACCTGAATTTAGTAAGTAACCTAAGAATCAAACAAATAGAAAAATTAATTAACAATAGAAGAGTAAGAAAGTTTGGCTATATTAGCCCTATCGAAAAACTAAAATCTACTTGGCCAGTTGCACTTATAACTTGA